In Pseudomonadota bacterium, the genomic stretch CCGCCGTTTAACACATTCATCATCGGCACGGGCAAAACCTTGGCATTCACCCCGCCAAGATAGGAATACAGCGGCAAACCGAGTTCATTCGCCGAGGCCCTGGCAACAGCCATGGAAACTCCTAAAATTGCATTGGCACCGAGGTTCTTCTTATTTTCAGTGCCGTCCATCTCCAGCATTGTCTCGTCAACAATAACCTGTTGCGTAGATTCAAGGCCGACTATGCCCGGGCCAATCTTCTGATTGACATTGGAGACTGCGGTGAGAACGCCTTTGCCCATATAACGTTTCTTGCCGGTATCTCTCAACTCCAGAGCTTCTCGAACGCCGGTAGAAGCGCCGGAAGGAACCATTGCCCGACCGATTGCCCCGCTGTCAAGGTATACTTCAACCTCAACAGTGGGATTGCCCCTTGAATCAATAATTTCCCTTCCTAAAACCCCTATTATTTCACCCATCTATAATATCCTCCACCCTGCATATTCATTAAGATTACATAAAAGAAATGTCCCAAACATCAACTGGCGATCCATTCAACCCCGGGTTCAAAGAACCACAACAGCTGGCGACAATTATTTGCTTAACCTACGACATCGCCCAGCTTGAATATCGGCAGATACATGGCGACAACAAGCCCACCGATCATGCCGCCGAGAAAAACCATCATGAACGGTTCGATCATGGCCGTAAGGTTTTCCACTGCCTGGTCAACCTCTTCGTCATAAAAATCGGCGATTTTTTCAAGCATTGTATCCAGGGCACCGGTTGATTCACCGACATTGATCATTTGAACAACCATGCTCGGGAAAACGCCTGTCTCGTCCAAAGGCTCCGCAATCGGCCGGCCCTCACTGATACTGTCCGCTACCCGATAGACAGCTATTTCAATGACTTTATTGCCGGCGGTTCTCGCAACAACATTGAGGGATTCAAGAATCGGCACACCACTTTGCAGCATGGTTCCGAGAGTCCTGGTGAACTTGGCAACCGCAACTTTCTGGATAAGTTCACCCATAACCGGCACTTTCATCATCATACCATCAATCTTGATCTTGCCTTTTTCGGTGCTGTAAATCTTTTTATAAATCATCACCAGGGCAACAACACCCACAATCATATATAAAATTTTGGCCTTGATGAAATTACTCATGGCCACAACAATCTGGGTCGGAACGGGAAGAGACGCACCGAAATCCGCAAACATTTTCTCGAATACAGGAACAACAAAAATAAGAATAACACCAAGAATTACTACAGAGATACAAAGACAGATAATCGGATAGGTCATTGCACCCTTTACTTTTTTCTTAAGGGTCATTGCTTTTTCCATAAAAAGCGCAAGTCGTGAAAGAATGGTATCAAGAATACCGCCAACCTCGCCAGCATCAACCATATTGCAGTACAAAGTATCAAAAACCTTGGGGTGCTTTTTCATGGCATCGGCAAAGGTGGTACCAGTCTCAACATCGACGCGCACTTCCCTGAGCACCTTTTTGAAAGTAGGATTTTCCTGCTGATTACCGAGGATATCGAGACTTTGCACAAGGGGCAACCCGGCATCAATCATGGTTGAAAGCTGTCTGGTAAAAATTACGATGTCCCTGCCGGTTACCTTGGGCTTGAACATCTCAAAGTTTTCCAAAACGTCTTTGGGCGCCTCTTTAATTTTGGAAGGCTTGACCCGCATTTTCTTCAGGTGATTTTCAACCGCCTCAATTGAGGGCGCTTCAAATTTACCTTTGCGTTTTTCTCCGTAGGAATTCTTTCCTTTCCAAATAAATATCGGCATACCTAACCCCTTTGCTTGACGGGAATCAAATTAACAAACATTTGTTAATTTATAAATCAAGATGGTGCTGAATACAATAGCAATTTGAACAAAATCAAATATTTGTCGGACAAAAAAAATGCCCGTCGCAGACGAGAGCGCGGCGTCAGGCTCTGTAAAAACATTGAAATAAATACAAAAATGATCGTTTTATATAAAAAAATCAAGTAATTGTACTTGAATCCGCTTCCGATTGAAGTGTTCAGACAAAAAAACAACATATTCGGAAGTTATCTATTTTAAATCAATGGGATATCTCTTTTGTTTTCTTAATCAACCTGCGTCATGCTAAAGATTTCTATTGACAATATCCTGTTTTTTTTTTAAAAAAGTCCTCTTCTTCAAATAAACTTATGATTCTTTACAATTAAAAATCATTATGCAATCACATATTAGTTCCATTTCATCTTTCACTTTATTCCGGATGAAATGAATAAAGGAGGATTCTCCCATGGCAAAAGCTGAACGAAAAAAAGTGGACAAAGCAGCGCAGATGGCTTCAACAGAAATTTACAGCAGTGGTTTATTCAAACAC encodes the following:
- a CDS encoding type II secretion system F family protein; the encoded protein is MPIFIWKGKNSYGEKRKGKFEAPSIEAVENHLKKMRVKPSKIKEAPKDVLENFEMFKPKVTGRDIVIFTRQLSTMIDAGLPLVQSLDILGNQQENPTFKKVLREVRVDVETGTTFADAMKKHPKVFDTLYCNMVDAGEVGGILDTILSRLALFMEKAMTLKKKVKGAMTYPIICLCISVVILGVILIFVVPVFEKMFADFGASLPVPTQIVVAMSNFIKAKILYMIVGVVALVMIYKKIYSTEKGKIKIDGMMMKVPVMGELIQKVAVAKFTRTLGTMLQSGVPILESLNVVARTAGNKVIEIAVYRVADSISEGRPIAEPLDETGVFPSMVVQMINVGESTGALDTMLEKIADFYDEEVDQAVENLTAMIEPFMMVFLGGMIGGLVVAMYLPIFKLGDVVG